A region of the Polaribacter sp. L3A8 genome:
GCTATTTCTATATAAATTGTAAAATCGTTAAAATCATCATTTACAATAATTACCGTTGGTAAAGAAACTAGTTTTACTGATAAAAATTTGGCCTTTCGTTTTTTTTTAAGGAGTTATAATCGTTTCAACTTTAAGCTTATTTAATAAGAGTTTGTTCTATCATTTTTAAATTTAATAGACATTAAAACACCAACCAAAATACCTATAGAAAAGCTACCTAAAATTACCAATACTCTAGAAATTGATACTTTCCAAAATAAAAAATTGACGTCTGTGGCTTCTGCATTTTGTATAGAAAAAACAACTATAAGAATTATAAAAATAAGGGATAAAATATTTTTTAACTTCATGGTATTAGAGTTTTATATTCATATAGAAAACACAAACAAAATTAAAAAGTCACCTTTTAATTAGTTTCCTTAAATAAAATTAACCTTATAAATGAGAAATAAAAATGTATATTAATATATAATTATTTCTATAATAATAAAGTGACTTTTTAAAATTACTTGTGTTGTATGTTTAAAGACAATATTAAATGAAGCTTACGTCGTATAAAAAATTATCCGATGATGAAATTATTAAAATTATATGCGAATCTAACAACTCTTTAGTTTTTGGTGTTCTTTATGATAGATATTCTCTAATCATTTACAATAAATGTTTAGGGTTTACAAAAGACAAGGATGATGCTAAAGATTTAACGCAAGAAATTTTTATAAAACTTTTTTTTAAACTAAAAGATTATCAGTCCCAATCTAAGTTTAAAGCATGGTTATATGTCTTTGTTTATAATACATGTATCAACTATGTTAATAGAGATAAACATCATAATCAATTAAAGTCTAAAGCCCCAATTTATGAATTAGACGATCTCCAAGAGGAGGAGGTTAGTGATTCAAGTATTTTTGAGTTAAAAGTAGAAGCGTTAGATAAGTTACTTATGCTAATAAGTCCGGAGGATAAAACGATATTATTGCTAAAATATCAAGATGAACTGACAATTAATGATCTCTCTAGGTTATACAATGTTGGGGAAAGTGCAATTAAAATGAGACTACAGAGAGCAAAAGAAAAATTAGTGCAATTAAAGAACATAAATAATTGATATAAAATGGAAAACCCTTTTAAAAAATTATTGACACCACTTCAGGAAGTACCTCAAGAAATTAAAAGCGAGGTAAATAATAAAATTGCTTTGCGTTTGTTAGTTAGTGATTTAGCTAATTTATTTACAGTTAATTACGCAGAGGCCGCTAAAAGTATTATAGAAAAAAAATCAACAACTAAAACGAATAATAATGGAGAAGTTTAATGCTTGGAAAGAAATATCAATAAATTCTTTTAATAATTTATTTGAGGTGATAACCGAATTATTACCAAATATTATTGGTGCAATTTTAATACTTTTTGTAGGGTGGTTAACAAATAAGGTAATAGCTTTCTTTTTAAAGAAAGTTTTAAAATTGATTAAAATTGATGCTTTATCTGATAGAATTAATCAAAAAGGAGTTTTAGGTAGGGAAATTAGAAATTTAGATGTTTCAAAAATAATACTACTTTTTATTAAGTGTACACTTTTTTTGATAACGATAACTTTAGCTTTTGAAATTTTAGAACTTCAAACAATTTCTTCTGTAATTAGTGATTTACTTTTATACTTGCCAAAGTTATTCGGAGCAATTGTGTTGTTTATTTTAGGTCTATATATTGCTAACTTTATTAAAAGCTCTTTAAATAAAGTCTTTGAATCTTTTGATATTATGGGAGGTAATATTATTGGTGATTTTGTTTTTTATATAATTGTTACTATTGTTACCATTGCTGCAATTAACCAAGCCGGTATAGATACTAGTATTATATCTAACAATTTAACCGTTATTCTTTTTATCGTGTTAACTTCTATTGGTTTATCTCTTGCTTTGGGGTCTAAGGAAGTAATTAGTCAATTAATGAAAGCCTTTTATGTAAGAAAGAAATATAATATTGGGCAAAAGATAAAAGTAAAAAATTACACGGGTTATATAGAGTCTATAGATGGTATTTCTCTTACATTAAATACAGAACCTAATAAGGTTGTTTTTCCTATTTCAGAAATTGTTACAAATGATATTGAAGTATTAGATTAAAAGATTCCTTTATATTTTATACTAAAAAGAGAGCATTCTAGAATGCTCTCTTTTTTTATTTTAGTACTTTTTTTAATCCCTATTATTTATTGTTCTTAATTCACTTTTCTAACAATTATAAAATCTTGTTTAAATTATAGTTTTATGAATGTTTAAGCGAAATCTACTTTAGCACTCTTTCTCTAAAAAGATAAAAGTGAAGACACTTTTTATATTTCTATTGCGCATATAAATAGTATAGAAGAAAGCTTGCGAGTTTGTTTAAGGCTGTGTTTCTTTATGTTGTAATAATACAAGCTAGTCTAACTATTTACTACAGGCCTTTAATTATTGCTAGAATAACTTGTTTTTTAACTTATAGAAATAAAAAAAGCTGTTCTTATCTAGAACAGCTTTTAATCTAACTTCGCTAAAGATTTGTTTACTAGTTGTTTAAATTCACTATGGATTCAAACAGTTTAAGTGTTTTTTCTTTTAGTAAAGAAGTCTACTGTTTCTTATTATCTTCTTTATTTAAATCATTTATTTTATTAATAAGTTCACTATTCTTATCTTTTTCTGTTTGTTTTTTGCTATTTAGTTGTAATAATAACTGCTCTAATAAATTAACTCTAGTATTTAATTCTTCAATTTTTTTGTCTTGTTCTATAGTACTACTTTTTGTCTGTATAGATTTATCATCTTCTATTTTAGCAGGCTCAAGGTTCTCGTTAT
Encoded here:
- a CDS encoding lipopolysaccharide assembly protein LapA domain-containing protein, translating into MKLKNILSLIFIILIVVFSIQNAEATDVNFLFWKVSISRVLVILGSFSIGILVGVLMSIKFKNDRTNSY
- a CDS encoding RNA polymerase sigma factor, with protein sequence MKLTSYKKLSDDEIIKIICESNNSLVFGVLYDRYSLIIYNKCLGFTKDKDDAKDLTQEIFIKLFFKLKDYQSQSKFKAWLYVFVYNTCINYVNRDKHHNQLKSKAPIYELDDLQEEEVSDSSIFELKVEALDKLLMLISPEDKTILLLKYQDELTINDLSRLYNVGESAIKMRLQRAKEKLVQLKNINN
- a CDS encoding mechanosensitive ion channel family protein — encoded protein: MEKFNAWKEISINSFNNLFEVITELLPNIIGAILILFVGWLTNKVIAFFLKKVLKLIKIDALSDRINQKGVLGREIRNLDVSKIILLFIKCTLFLITITLAFEILELQTISSVISDLLLYLPKLFGAIVLFILGLYIANFIKSSLNKVFESFDIMGGNIIGDFVFYIIVTIVTIAAINQAGIDTSIISNNLTVILFIVLTSIGLSLALGSKEVISQLMKAFYVRKKYNIGQKIKVKNYTGYIESIDGISLTLNTEPNKVVFPISEIVTNDIEVLD